In one Candidatus Nitrospira nitrificans genomic region, the following are encoded:
- a CDS encoding tautomerase family protein — protein MPLWKVYHPVGAFTAEDKKALAKGVTEVYASVPLPKFYVVFIFEEVAKDSCFVGGVPHNKFVRFKIDHIARTLPGPILREWWVRTLDAVIAPYVKDRGYDWEISIDETPVDLWSLQGELAPPFESVAEKRWVKENKASPYAVAEKLPVNLLLAPGITDR, from the coding sequence ACGGCTGAAGATAAAAAGGCGTTGGCCAAGGGGGTGACGGAAGTCTATGCAAGTGTCCCGCTCCCGAAGTTTTATGTGGTGTTCATTTTTGAGGAGGTTGCCAAGGATTCTTGCTTTGTCGGGGGCGTGCCGCATAACAAATTTGTCCGGTTCAAGATCGACCATATTGCGAGGACGCTACCTGGTCCGATCCTCAGAGAATGGTGGGTCAGGACACTGGATGCGGTCATTGCACCGTATGTGAAGGACAGAGGATATGATTGGGAGATCTCCATAGACGAGACACCTGTCGATTTGTGGTCTCTGCAAGGGGAACTAGCTCCGCCGTTTGAATCGGTAGCGGAGAAGCGGTGGGTGAAGGAAAATAAGGCGAGTCCCTATGCGGTCGCGGAAAAACTGCCGGTCAATCTTCTTCTCGCTCCCGGAATAACGGACCGGTAG